Part of the Alphaproteobacteria bacterium genome is shown below.
GCGTACCAGCGGCAGGCGATCGTTGCCGAAATACATGTCCGTGCCGTTGATATAGATGGTCGGGCTGCCGAAGCCGCCGCGCGCGATCAGCTCGTCGGTGTTGGCCTTCAGCCGGTCCTTGCAGGCCTGCTCGGCGATGCGCGCGAAGAATTCGGCGCGATCGAGGCTGACGCGCGCCAGGATGCCCTCGATCGCGGCGTCCTGCGAGATGTCGAGATCCTCACCCCAGTAGGCCTCGAAGACCGCGGTGGCGTAGGGCACCAGCAGGTCGCGCTCCATCGCCACGAGGGCGCCGCGCATGCACTTGACGCTGTTCACCGGAAAGACGCTGGGCGGCATCCGGATGCGCAGGCCATGGAGCCGCGCCCAGTCGGCGAGGTCCTTGAGCATGTAGCCGGCCTTGCGCGGGTTGGGGTTGGCCCGGTTCTGGTAGACCGTGTCGTTGACCGCGTTGAAGACGCCGCCGACCAG
Proteins encoded:
- a CDS encoding 2-hydroxychromene-2-carboxylate isomerase — encoded protein: MPARLEFFFDCSSPWTYLAFHAVQPLAAEFGVAIEWRPILVGGVFNAVNDTVYQNRANPNPRKAGYMLKDLADWARLHGLRIRMPPSVFPVNSVKCMRGALVAMERDLLVPYATAVFEAYWGEDLDISQDAAIEGILARVSLDRAEFFARIAEQACKDRLKANTDELIARGGFGSPTIYINGTDMYFGNDRLPLVRAALQHAA